In one window of Cynocephalus volans isolate mCynVol1 chromosome 6, mCynVol1.pri, whole genome shotgun sequence DNA:
- the TBC1D10B gene encoding TBC1 domain family member 10B isoform X2, protein METGPAPLVAPPRRHGAPAAPSPPPRGSRAGPVVVVAPGPPMTTATSAPVTLVAPGEARPTWVPGTTPVPAVTGSTVVVLTLEASPEVPKTQVPPCPEPPMPAAVAGAEMSMALAPEADSPKTKEAQTSPAPGPGTPTGTLTRTPSRTAPGALTAKPPLAPKPGTTVASGVTARGSAGQVTSGHGAATTPASAGQTPEDPSGPGTGSPGTVEAPVAVVTVTPAPEPAENSQDLGSTSSLGPGISGPRGQAPDTLSYLDSVSLMSGTLESLADDVSSMGSDSEINGLALRKTDKYGFLGGSQYSGSLESSIPVDVARQRELKWLEMFSNWDKWLSRRFQKVKLRCRKGIPSSLRAKAWQYLSNSKELLEQNPGKFEELERAPGDPKWLDVIEKDLHRQFPFHEMFAARGGHGQQDLYRILKAYTIYRPDEGYCQAQAPVAAVLLMHMPAEICDKYLPGYYSAGLEAIQLDGEIFFALLRRASPLAHRHLRRQRIDPVLYMTEWFMCIFARTLPWASVLRVWDMFFCEGVKIIFRVALVLLRHTLGSVEKVRSCQGMYETMEQLRNLPQQCMQEDFLVHEVTNLPVTEALIERENAAQLKKWRETRGELQYRPSRRLHGSRAIHEERRRQQPPLGPSSSLLSLSGLKSRGSRAAGGAPSPPPPARRASAGPAPGPVVTAEGLHPSLPSPTGSSTPLAPSKETRRQEKERQKQEKEREKERQKQEKEREKQEKERQKWEKEQEREQQKQEKERQKQEKEQQKQKEQQKQEKERQKQEKKGQGRKLSLRRKADGPPAPQDGGDRPSAAEARQDAYF, encoded by the exons ATGGAGACGGGCCCGGCGCCCCTGGTGGCCCCGCCGCGCCGTCACGGCGCCCCCGCGGCCCCCTCGCCGCCGCCCCGGGGTTCCCGGGCGGGGCCCGTTGTGGTGGTAGCTCCGGGACCGCCAATGACTACGGCCACTTCTGCCCCTGTCACCCTGGTGGCTCCCGGGGAGGCGCGGCCCACCTGGGTCCCCGGGACGACCCCGGTCCCGGCCGTCACGGGCAGCACGGTGGTAGTGCTGACTCTGGAGGCCTCACCCGAAGTCCCGAAGACGCAGGTCCCTCCCTGCCCAGAGCCCCCTATGCCCGCGGCAGTGGCAGGAGCCGAGATGTCGATGGCTCTGGCCCCCGAGGCAGACTCTCCGAAGACGAAGGAGGCTCAAACCTCACCTGCCCCAGGACCAGGGACCCCCACCGGGACCCTCACCAGGACCCCTTCCAGAACGGCTCCTGGGGCCCTGACCGCCAAACCCCCGCTTGCCCCCAAGCCGGGAACCACGGTGGCCTCAGGAGTGACTGCCCGGGGCTCAGCAGGACAGGTGACAAGTGGACATGGAGCTGCAACAACACCTGCATCAGCAGGACAGACTCCTGAAGACCCGTCCGGCCCTGGCACAGGCTCTCCAGGGACGGTCGAGGCTCCAGTAGCTGTTGTGACGGTGACCCCAGCTCCAGAGCCTGCTGAAAACTCTCAGGACCTGGGCTCCACGTCCAGCCTGGGACCTGGTATCTCTGGGCCTCGAGGGCAGGCCCCGGATACTCTGAGCTACTTGGACTCCGTGAGCCTCATGTCTGGAACCTTGGAGTCCTTGGCGGATGATGTGAGCTCCATGGGCTCAGACTCCGAGATAAATGGGCTGGCCCTGCGCAAGACGGACAAGTATGGCTTCCTTGGGGGCAGCCAGTACTCGGGCAGCCT AGAGAGCTCCATTCCCGTGGATGTGGCTCGGCAGCGGGAGCTCAAGTGGCTGGAGATGTTCAGTAACTGGGATAAGTGGCTGTCACGGCGTTTCCAGAAG GTGAAGCTGCGCTGCCGGAAGGGGATTCCCTCCTCCCTCAGAGCCAAGGCCTGGCAGTATCTGTCTAATAGCAAGGAACTCCTGGAGCAGAACCCGGGCAAGTTTGAG GAGCTGGAACGGGCTCCTGGGGACCCCAAGTGGCTGGATGTGATTGAGAAGGACCTGCACCGCCAGTTCCCTTTCCACGAGATGTTTGCTGCTCGAGGGGGGCATGG GCAGCAGGACCTGTACCGAATCCTGAAGGCGTATACCATCTACCGGCCTGATGAAGGCTACTGCCAGGCCCAGGCCCCGGTGGCTGCGGTGCTGCTCATGCACATGCCTGCTGAG ATCTGCGACAAGTACCTCCCAGGTTACTACAGTGCAGGGTTG GAGGCCATTCAGCTGGATGGAGAAATCTTTTTTGCGCTTTTGCGCCGGGCCTCCCCACTGGCACATCGGCACCTGCGGCGGCAGCGCATCGACCCCGTGCTCTACATGACAGAGTGGTTCATGTGCATCTTTGCCCGCACCCTTCCCTGGGCTTCAGTGCTGCGCGTCTGGGATATGtttttctgtgaag GCGTTAAGATCATCTTCCGTGTGGCCCTGGTGCTGCTGCGACACACGCTGGGCTCAGTGGAGAAGGTGCGCTCCTGCCAAGGCATGTATGAAACCATGGAGCAGCTGCGCAACTTACCCCAACAGTGCATGCAGGAGGACTTCCTGGTGCATGAG gTGACCAATCTCCCTGTGACAGAAGCACTGATTGAGCGGGAGAATGCAGCCCAGCTCAAAAAGTGGCGTGAAACCCGGGGGGAGCTGCAGTATCGGCCCTCACGACGACTGCATGGCTCCCGGGCCATCCACGAGGAGCGCCGGCGGCAGCAGCCCCCCTTGGGCCCCTCGTCCAGCCTCCTCAGCCTTTCTGGCCTCAAGAGCAGAGGCTCCCGGGCAGCTGGAGgggccccctccccgccccctcctGCCCGCAGAGCCAGTGCTGGGCCTGCCCCAGGGCCTGTGGTTACTGCTGAGGGACTGCATCCATCCCTTCCCTCACCGACTGGTAGCAGCACCCCCTTGGCTCCCAGCAAGGAGACCCGGAGGCAGGAGAAGGAGCGGCAGAAACAGGAAAAGGAACGGGAGAAGGAGCGGCAGAAACAGGAGAAAGAGCGGGAGAAGCAGGAGAAGGAGCGGCAGAAGTGGGaaaaagagcaggagagagaacAGCAGAAACAGGAGAAGGAGCGGCAGAAGCAGGAGAAGGAGCAGCAGAAGCAGAAGGAGCAGCAAAAGCAGGAGAAGGAGCGGCAGAAGCAGGAGAAGAAGGGCCAAGGCCGGAAGCTCTCGTTGCGTCGAAAGGCAGATGGACCCCCAGCACCCCAGGATGGCGGGGACAGGCCCTCAGCAGCTGAGGCCCGGCAGGACGCTTACTTCTGA
- the TBC1D10B gene encoding TBC1 domain family member 10B isoform X3 translates to METGPAPLVAPPRRHGAPAAPSPPPRGSRAGPVVVVAPGPPMTTATSAPVTLVAPGEARPTWVPGTTPVPAVTGSTVVVLTLEASPEVPKTQVPPCPEPPMPAAVAGAEMSMALAPEADSPKTKEAQTSPAPGPGTPTGTLTRTPSRTAPGALTAKPPLAPKPGTTVASGVTARGSAGQVTSGHGAATTPASAGQTPEDPSGPGTGSPGTVEAPVAVVTVTPAPEPAENSQDLGSTSSLGPGISGPRGQAPDTLSYLDSVSLMSGTLESLADDVSSMGSDSEINGLALRKTDKYGFLGGSQYSGSLESSIPVDVARQRELKWLEMFSNWDKWLSRRFQKVKLRCRKGIPSSLRAKAWQYLSNSKELLEQNPGKFEELERAPGDPKWLDVIEKDLHRQFPFHEMFAARGGHGQQDLYRILKAYTIYRPDEGYCQAQAPVAAVLLMHMPAEEAIQLDGEIFFALLRRASPLAHRHLRRQRIDPVLYMTEWFMCIFARTLPWASVLRVWDMFFCEGVKIIFRVALVLLRHTLGSVEKVRSCQGMYETMEQLRNLPQQCMQEDFLVHEVTNLPVTEALIERENAAQLKKWRETRGELQYRPSRRLHGSRAIHEERRRQQPPLGPSSSLLSLSGLKSRGSRAAGGAPSPPPPARRASAGPAPGPVVTAEGLHPSLPSPTGSSTPLAPSKETRRQEKERQKQEKEREKERQKQEKEREKQEKERQKWEKEQEREQQKQEKERQKQEKEQQKQKEQQKQEKERQKQEKKGQGRKLSLRRKADGPPAPQDGGDRPSAAEARQDAYF, encoded by the exons ATGGAGACGGGCCCGGCGCCCCTGGTGGCCCCGCCGCGCCGTCACGGCGCCCCCGCGGCCCCCTCGCCGCCGCCCCGGGGTTCCCGGGCGGGGCCCGTTGTGGTGGTAGCTCCGGGACCGCCAATGACTACGGCCACTTCTGCCCCTGTCACCCTGGTGGCTCCCGGGGAGGCGCGGCCCACCTGGGTCCCCGGGACGACCCCGGTCCCGGCCGTCACGGGCAGCACGGTGGTAGTGCTGACTCTGGAGGCCTCACCCGAAGTCCCGAAGACGCAGGTCCCTCCCTGCCCAGAGCCCCCTATGCCCGCGGCAGTGGCAGGAGCCGAGATGTCGATGGCTCTGGCCCCCGAGGCAGACTCTCCGAAGACGAAGGAGGCTCAAACCTCACCTGCCCCAGGACCAGGGACCCCCACCGGGACCCTCACCAGGACCCCTTCCAGAACGGCTCCTGGGGCCCTGACCGCCAAACCCCCGCTTGCCCCCAAGCCGGGAACCACGGTGGCCTCAGGAGTGACTGCCCGGGGCTCAGCAGGACAGGTGACAAGTGGACATGGAGCTGCAACAACACCTGCATCAGCAGGACAGACTCCTGAAGACCCGTCCGGCCCTGGCACAGGCTCTCCAGGGACGGTCGAGGCTCCAGTAGCTGTTGTGACGGTGACCCCAGCTCCAGAGCCTGCTGAAAACTCTCAGGACCTGGGCTCCACGTCCAGCCTGGGACCTGGTATCTCTGGGCCTCGAGGGCAGGCCCCGGATACTCTGAGCTACTTGGACTCCGTGAGCCTCATGTCTGGAACCTTGGAGTCCTTGGCGGATGATGTGAGCTCCATGGGCTCAGACTCCGAGATAAATGGGCTGGCCCTGCGCAAGACGGACAAGTATGGCTTCCTTGGGGGCAGCCAGTACTCGGGCAGCCT AGAGAGCTCCATTCCCGTGGATGTGGCTCGGCAGCGGGAGCTCAAGTGGCTGGAGATGTTCAGTAACTGGGATAAGTGGCTGTCACGGCGTTTCCAGAAG GTGAAGCTGCGCTGCCGGAAGGGGATTCCCTCCTCCCTCAGAGCCAAGGCCTGGCAGTATCTGTCTAATAGCAAGGAACTCCTGGAGCAGAACCCGGGCAAGTTTGAG GAGCTGGAACGGGCTCCTGGGGACCCCAAGTGGCTGGATGTGATTGAGAAGGACCTGCACCGCCAGTTCCCTTTCCACGAGATGTTTGCTGCTCGAGGGGGGCATGG GCAGCAGGACCTGTACCGAATCCTGAAGGCGTATACCATCTACCGGCCTGATGAAGGCTACTGCCAGGCCCAGGCCCCGGTGGCTGCGGTGCTGCTCATGCACATGCCTGCTGAG GAGGCCATTCAGCTGGATGGAGAAATCTTTTTTGCGCTTTTGCGCCGGGCCTCCCCACTGGCACATCGGCACCTGCGGCGGCAGCGCATCGACCCCGTGCTCTACATGACAGAGTGGTTCATGTGCATCTTTGCCCGCACCCTTCCCTGGGCTTCAGTGCTGCGCGTCTGGGATATGtttttctgtgaag GCGTTAAGATCATCTTCCGTGTGGCCCTGGTGCTGCTGCGACACACGCTGGGCTCAGTGGAGAAGGTGCGCTCCTGCCAAGGCATGTATGAAACCATGGAGCAGCTGCGCAACTTACCCCAACAGTGCATGCAGGAGGACTTCCTGGTGCATGAG gTGACCAATCTCCCTGTGACAGAAGCACTGATTGAGCGGGAGAATGCAGCCCAGCTCAAAAAGTGGCGTGAAACCCGGGGGGAGCTGCAGTATCGGCCCTCACGACGACTGCATGGCTCCCGGGCCATCCACGAGGAGCGCCGGCGGCAGCAGCCCCCCTTGGGCCCCTCGTCCAGCCTCCTCAGCCTTTCTGGCCTCAAGAGCAGAGGCTCCCGGGCAGCTGGAGgggccccctccccgccccctcctGCCCGCAGAGCCAGTGCTGGGCCTGCCCCAGGGCCTGTGGTTACTGCTGAGGGACTGCATCCATCCCTTCCCTCACCGACTGGTAGCAGCACCCCCTTGGCTCCCAGCAAGGAGACCCGGAGGCAGGAGAAGGAGCGGCAGAAACAGGAAAAGGAACGGGAGAAGGAGCGGCAGAAACAGGAGAAAGAGCGGGAGAAGCAGGAGAAGGAGCGGCAGAAGTGGGaaaaagagcaggagagagaacAGCAGAAACAGGAGAAGGAGCGGCAGAAGCAGGAGAAGGAGCAGCAGAAGCAGAAGGAGCAGCAAAAGCAGGAGAAGGAGCGGCAGAAGCAGGAGAAGAAGGGCCAAGGCCGGAAGCTCTCGTTGCGTCGAAAGGCAGATGGACCCCCAGCACCCCAGGATGGCGGGGACAGGCCCTCAGCAGCTGAGGCCCGGCAGGACGCTTACTTCTGA
- the TBC1D10B gene encoding TBC1 domain family member 10B isoform X1 translates to METGPAPLVAPPRRHGAPAAPSPPPRGSRAGPVVVVAPGPPMTTATSAPVTLVAPGEARPTWVPGTTPVPAVTGSTVVVLTLEASPEVPKTQVPPCPEPPMPAAVAGAEMSMALAPEADSPKTKEAQTSPAPGPGTPTGTLTRTPSRTAPGALTAKPPLAPKPGTTVASGVTARGSAGQVTSGHGAATTPASAGQTPEDPSGPGTGSPGTVEAPVAVVTVTPAPEPAENSQDLGSTSSLGPGISGPRGQAPDTLSYLDSVSLMSGTLESLADDVSSMGSDSEINGLALRKTDKYGFLGGSQYSGSLESSIPVDVARQRELKWLEMFSNWDKWLSRRFQKVKLRCRKGIPSSLRAKAWQYLSNSKELLEQNPGKFEELERAPGDPKWLDVIEKDLHRQFPFHEMFAARGGHGQQDLYRILKAYTIYRPDEGYCQAQAPVAAVLLMHMPAEQAFWCLVQICDKYLPGYYSAGLEAIQLDGEIFFALLRRASPLAHRHLRRQRIDPVLYMTEWFMCIFARTLPWASVLRVWDMFFCEGVKIIFRVALVLLRHTLGSVEKVRSCQGMYETMEQLRNLPQQCMQEDFLVHEVTNLPVTEALIERENAAQLKKWRETRGELQYRPSRRLHGSRAIHEERRRQQPPLGPSSSLLSLSGLKSRGSRAAGGAPSPPPPARRASAGPAPGPVVTAEGLHPSLPSPTGSSTPLAPSKETRRQEKERQKQEKEREKERQKQEKEREKQEKERQKWEKEQEREQQKQEKERQKQEKEQQKQKEQQKQEKERQKQEKKGQGRKLSLRRKADGPPAPQDGGDRPSAAEARQDAYF, encoded by the exons ATGGAGACGGGCCCGGCGCCCCTGGTGGCCCCGCCGCGCCGTCACGGCGCCCCCGCGGCCCCCTCGCCGCCGCCCCGGGGTTCCCGGGCGGGGCCCGTTGTGGTGGTAGCTCCGGGACCGCCAATGACTACGGCCACTTCTGCCCCTGTCACCCTGGTGGCTCCCGGGGAGGCGCGGCCCACCTGGGTCCCCGGGACGACCCCGGTCCCGGCCGTCACGGGCAGCACGGTGGTAGTGCTGACTCTGGAGGCCTCACCCGAAGTCCCGAAGACGCAGGTCCCTCCCTGCCCAGAGCCCCCTATGCCCGCGGCAGTGGCAGGAGCCGAGATGTCGATGGCTCTGGCCCCCGAGGCAGACTCTCCGAAGACGAAGGAGGCTCAAACCTCACCTGCCCCAGGACCAGGGACCCCCACCGGGACCCTCACCAGGACCCCTTCCAGAACGGCTCCTGGGGCCCTGACCGCCAAACCCCCGCTTGCCCCCAAGCCGGGAACCACGGTGGCCTCAGGAGTGACTGCCCGGGGCTCAGCAGGACAGGTGACAAGTGGACATGGAGCTGCAACAACACCTGCATCAGCAGGACAGACTCCTGAAGACCCGTCCGGCCCTGGCACAGGCTCTCCAGGGACGGTCGAGGCTCCAGTAGCTGTTGTGACGGTGACCCCAGCTCCAGAGCCTGCTGAAAACTCTCAGGACCTGGGCTCCACGTCCAGCCTGGGACCTGGTATCTCTGGGCCTCGAGGGCAGGCCCCGGATACTCTGAGCTACTTGGACTCCGTGAGCCTCATGTCTGGAACCTTGGAGTCCTTGGCGGATGATGTGAGCTCCATGGGCTCAGACTCCGAGATAAATGGGCTGGCCCTGCGCAAGACGGACAAGTATGGCTTCCTTGGGGGCAGCCAGTACTCGGGCAGCCT AGAGAGCTCCATTCCCGTGGATGTGGCTCGGCAGCGGGAGCTCAAGTGGCTGGAGATGTTCAGTAACTGGGATAAGTGGCTGTCACGGCGTTTCCAGAAG GTGAAGCTGCGCTGCCGGAAGGGGATTCCCTCCTCCCTCAGAGCCAAGGCCTGGCAGTATCTGTCTAATAGCAAGGAACTCCTGGAGCAGAACCCGGGCAAGTTTGAG GAGCTGGAACGGGCTCCTGGGGACCCCAAGTGGCTGGATGTGATTGAGAAGGACCTGCACCGCCAGTTCCCTTTCCACGAGATGTTTGCTGCTCGAGGGGGGCATGG GCAGCAGGACCTGTACCGAATCCTGAAGGCGTATACCATCTACCGGCCTGATGAAGGCTACTGCCAGGCCCAGGCCCCGGTGGCTGCGGTGCTGCTCATGCACATGCCTGCTGAG CAAGCCTTTTGGTGCTTGGTGCAGATCTGCGACAAGTACCTCCCAGGTTACTACAGTGCAGGGTTG GAGGCCATTCAGCTGGATGGAGAAATCTTTTTTGCGCTTTTGCGCCGGGCCTCCCCACTGGCACATCGGCACCTGCGGCGGCAGCGCATCGACCCCGTGCTCTACATGACAGAGTGGTTCATGTGCATCTTTGCCCGCACCCTTCCCTGGGCTTCAGTGCTGCGCGTCTGGGATATGtttttctgtgaag GCGTTAAGATCATCTTCCGTGTGGCCCTGGTGCTGCTGCGACACACGCTGGGCTCAGTGGAGAAGGTGCGCTCCTGCCAAGGCATGTATGAAACCATGGAGCAGCTGCGCAACTTACCCCAACAGTGCATGCAGGAGGACTTCCTGGTGCATGAG gTGACCAATCTCCCTGTGACAGAAGCACTGATTGAGCGGGAGAATGCAGCCCAGCTCAAAAAGTGGCGTGAAACCCGGGGGGAGCTGCAGTATCGGCCCTCACGACGACTGCATGGCTCCCGGGCCATCCACGAGGAGCGCCGGCGGCAGCAGCCCCCCTTGGGCCCCTCGTCCAGCCTCCTCAGCCTTTCTGGCCTCAAGAGCAGAGGCTCCCGGGCAGCTGGAGgggccccctccccgccccctcctGCCCGCAGAGCCAGTGCTGGGCCTGCCCCAGGGCCTGTGGTTACTGCTGAGGGACTGCATCCATCCCTTCCCTCACCGACTGGTAGCAGCACCCCCTTGGCTCCCAGCAAGGAGACCCGGAGGCAGGAGAAGGAGCGGCAGAAACAGGAAAAGGAACGGGAGAAGGAGCGGCAGAAACAGGAGAAAGAGCGGGAGAAGCAGGAGAAGGAGCGGCAGAAGTGGGaaaaagagcaggagagagaacAGCAGAAACAGGAGAAGGAGCGGCAGAAGCAGGAGAAGGAGCAGCAGAAGCAGAAGGAGCAGCAAAAGCAGGAGAAGGAGCGGCAGAAGCAGGAGAAGAAGGGCCAAGGCCGGAAGCTCTCGTTGCGTCGAAAGGCAGATGGACCCCCAGCACCCCAGGATGGCGGGGACAGGCCCTCAGCAGCTGAGGCCCGGCAGGACGCTTACTTCTGA
- the CD2BP2 gene encoding CD2 antigen cytoplasmic tail-binding protein 2 encodes MPKRKVTFQGVGDEVDEDEFSVPKKKLVDPVAGAGGPGSRFKGKHSLDSDEEDDDEEGSSKYDILASEDVEGQEAATLPSEGDVRITPFNLQEEMEEGHFDADGNYFLNRDAQIRDSWLDNIDWVKIRERPPDQRQASDSEEEDSLGQTPMSAQALLEGLLELLLPRETVAGALRRLGARGGSKGANKGTGRPSSPQRLDRLCGLADQMVARGNLGVYQETRERLAMRLKGLGCQTQGPPDPTPPPSLDMFAEEVAEEELETPTPTQRGEAESQGDGLVDVMWEYKWENTGDAELYGPFTSTQMQTWVSEGYFPDGVYCRKLDPPGGQFYNSKRIDFDLYT; translated from the exons ATGCCAAAGAGGAAAGTGACCTTCCAAGGCGTGGGAGATGAAGTTGATGAGGACGAATTCAGTGTCCCCAAGAAGAAG CTGGTGGACCctgtggctggggcagggggtccTGGGAGCCGTTTCAAAGGCAAACACTCTTTGGACAGCGATGAGGAGGATGATGATGAGGAGGGATCCAGCAAATATGACATCCTGGCTTCAGAGGATGTAGAAG GTCAGGAAGCAGCCACACTTCCCAGCGAGGGGGATGTGCGGATCACACCCTTCAACCTACAGGAAGAGATGGAGGAAGGCCACTTTGATGCTGATGGCAACTACTTTCTGAACCGGGATGCTCAGATCCGAGACAGCTGGCTGGACAACATTGACTGG GTGAAGATTAGGGAGCGGCCACCTGATCAACGCCAGGCCTCAGactcagaggaagaggacagCCTGGGCCAGACACCAATGAGTGCCCAAGCCCTTCTGGAGGGACTTCTGGAACTGCTGTTGCCCAGAGAGACAGTAGCTGGGGCACTGAGGCGTTTGGGAGCCCGAGGAGGAAGCAAAGGGGCCAACAAGGGGACTGGGCGGCCCAGTTCCCCCCAGCGCCTGGACCGGCTCTGCGGGTTGGCTGACCAGATGGTGGCCCGGGGCAACCTTGGCGTATACCAGGAAACGAGGGAACGGTTGGCCATGCGCCTGAAGGGGTTGGGGTGCCAGACCCAGGGACCCCCTGATCCCACGCCCCCACCCTCCCTGGACATGTTTGCTGAGGAAGTGGCAGAGGAGGAGCTGGAGACCCCAACCCCTACCCAGAGAGGAG AAGCAGAATCGCAAGGAGATGGTCTGGTGGACGTGATGTGGGAGTATAAGTGGGAGAACACAGGGGATGCTGAGCTATATGGGCCCTTCACCAGCACCCAGATGCAG ACCTGGGTGAGTGAAGGCTACTTCCCAGATGGTGTTTACTGCCGGAAGCTGGACCCCCCAGGTGGTCAGTTCTACAACTCCAAACGCATTGACTTTGACCTCTACACCTGA